From a region of the Primulina eburnea isolate SZY01 chromosome 7, ASM2296580v1, whole genome shotgun sequence genome:
- the LOC140836112 gene encoding zinc-finger homeodomain protein 11-like, translated as MDLDLTPTPSTSSGDSGNETPPPPTQIQSITNGEVKNPPRRPPPLVVTYRECMKNHAATFGGHAVDGCGEFMLSPSSTNRDPTSLICAACGCHRNFHRRDPAEVSPTDVSTPPFLDFRHPLPPRRSSLSRSPPPQQPYCQLAPHMLITLSSTVAKEEQAHQAAPVTPITGNPIQRKRFRTKFSQEQKEKMQAFSEKLGWKMQGSDRAAVEEFCRGIGVAKGVLKVWMHNNKSTSGKKKMDSGGVNINGEMENRINTENEENSNINGGHFENEINGGGVCFHVNCSSPSH; from the coding sequence aTGGACTTGGATTTAACCCCAACCCCATCCACTAGCTCTGGTGATTCTGGAAATGAAACCCCACCACCGCCCACACAAATTCAATCCATCACCAACGGCGAGGTTAAGAACCCGCCCCGCCGCCCGCCGCCGTTGGTGGTGACATACAGAGAGTGCATGAAGAACCATGCAGCCACCTTCGGCGGCCACGCCGTGGACGGCTGCGGCGAGTTCATGCTCTCCCCGTCCTCCACCAACAGAGACCCCACGTCACTCATCTGCGCCGCCTGCGGCTGCCACCGGAACTTCCACCGACGCGATCCGGCGGAAGTCTCTCCCACCGACGTGAGCACCCCGCCGTTCCTCGACTTCCGTCACCCTCTCCCCCCTCGGCGGTCGTCCCTATCACGCTCCCCCCCGCCGCAGCAGCCATACTGCCAGCTCGCACCGCACATGCTAATCACCCTCAGCTCCACGGTGGCAAAGGAGGAGCAGGCGCACCAGGCGGCGCCGGTGACACCGATCACGGGGAACCCAATTCAGAGAAAACGGTTCCGGACTAAATTCAGCCAGGAACAGAAGGAGAAAATGCAAGCCTTCTCGGAGAAACTCGGCTGGAAAATGCAGGGAAGCGATCGGGCGGCGGTGGAAGAATTCTGCCGCGGAATCGGGGTGGCGAAGGGGGTGCTCAAAGTCTGGATGCACAACAACAAGAGCACCTCCGGCAAGAAGAAAATGGACAGCGGCGGAGTAAACATCAATGGCGAAATGGAGAATAGAATCAACacagaaaatgaagaaaacagTAACATTAATGGCGGTCATTTTGAGAATGAGATCAATGGAGGTGGAGTTTGTTTTCATGTTAATTGTTCATCTCCCTCACATTGA
- the LOC140837147 gene encoding beta-1,3-galactosyltransferase GALT1-like, producing the protein MKKLYGGVLSTTLLMVFVLGYYVTKNPIKESYLASPRTFNLTNPLEWISPGTPPAFHSRETSPQVISAEVILSEFFAKRNLTNEEQNALQTWNRLKPLLTQDIVLPNAIEAIKEAGVAWKNLIHVVEEEKLRSDGSSSYRGKGKQCPHFLSKMNVSKLDDNGFKLWVPCGLTQGSSITIIGIPNGLLGNFRIDFNGEPLPGEPDPAIVLHYNVRLHGDKITEDPVIVQNTWTIAHDWGEEERCPLPDDEQNKKVDELDQCNELVGKEGNRSSKSNQHASGPKKISRVHDGIPRKYFPFKQNELFVATFRVGLEGIQMTVDGKHITSFAFREDLESWLISEVRISGDLELISIVASGLPTSEDLEHIIDLEALKAIPLPPQKQLSLVVGVFSNANNFKRRMAVRRSWMQYGEVRSGQVAVRFFVGLHKNQMVNEELWNEARTYEDIQLMPFVDYYSLITWKTIAICIFATREVSAKFIMKTDDDAFVRLDEILNSLGKTNATRGLLYGLINSDSEPHRNPDSKWYISPEEWPHDKYPPWAHGPGYIVSNYIAKAISKKHEKGLLKMFKLEDVAMGIWIADLKKHNQEIRYVNDGRIIIEGCTDGYVVAHYQGPRELLCLWQNIQHKKISSCCGD; encoded by the exons ATGAAGAAACTGTATGGTGGTGTCTTATCCACAACCTTGTTGATGGTTTTTGTTCTTGGTTATTATGTAACTAAGAACCCCATCAAGGAGAGTTATCTTGCAAGTCCTCGGACCTTCAATCTAACAAATCCTCTTGAGTGGATAAGTCCTGGCACTCCGCCTGCATTTCACAGTCGAGAAACTTCTCCTCAAGTGATCTCTGCTGAAGTTATATTATCTGAATtctttgctaaaagaaacttaacaaatgaagaacaaaatgctTTGCAAACTTGGAACCGACTGAAACCCCTGCTTACGCAGGATATTGTCTTACCTAATGCTATTGAAGCTATTAAGGAAGCTGGTGTTGCATGGAAAAACCTAATCCATGTAGTGGAAGAAGAAAAACTTCGGAGCGATGGAAGTTCATCGTACAGAGGAAAAGGGAAACAATGTCCTCATTTTCTAAGTAAAATGAATGTATCAAAACTTGATGACAATGGATTTAAGTTGTGGGTTCCTTGTGGCTTGACTCAAGGTTCTTCAATAACAATTATTGGCATTCCTAATGGCCTTCTTGGTAATTTTCGGATCGACTTCAATGGTGAACCACTTCCAGGAGAGCCAGATCCTGCTATTGTTTTGCACTATAATGTTAGGCTCCATGGGGATAAAATAACTGAGGATCCTGTGATTGTACAAAACACCTGGACCATTGCTCATGACTGGGGTGAAGAGGAGCGCTGTCCGTTACCTGATGATGAACAGAATAAGAAAG ttgatgaGCTGGACCAGTGCAATGAGTTGGTGGGCAAAGAAGGCAACCGATCTAGCAAATCCAACCAACATGCCAGTGGACCAAAAAAGATTTCTAGGGTTCATGATGGTATACCAAGAAAGTATTTTCCTTTTAAGCAAAATGAATTGTTTGTTGCTACTTTCAGAGTTGGTTTAGAAGGAATTCAAATGACTGTGGATGGAAAGCACATTACTTCATTTGCATTCCGTGAA GATTTGGAATCATGGCTCATCAGTGAAGTGAGGATTTCAGGAGATTTAGAGTTAATTTCTATTGTAGCCAGTGGTTTACCAACTTCGGAAGATTTAGAACATATAATTGACTTGGAAGCTCTTAAAGCAATCCCACTACCTCCACAAAAACAGCTGAGTCTCGTTGTTGGTGTTTTCTCTAATGCAAACAATTTTAAACGTAGAATGGCAGTTCGAAGATCATGGATGCAGTATGGTGAAGTACGATCAGGACAGGTTGCTGTTCGTTTCTTTGTGGGTCTG CATAAAAACCAGATGGTGAACGAGGAGCTCTGGAATGAAGCACGGACATATGAAGACATTCAGCTGATGCCTTTTGTTGACTACTACAGCCTCATCACATGGAAGACTATAGCCATTTGCATCTTTGCG ACTAGGGAAGTTTCGGCAAAGTTTATTATGAAGACGGATGATGATGCATTTGTTCGTTTAGATGAAATATTGAATTCTTTAGGAAAGACCAATGCAACACGTGGTTTGCTCTATGGTCTCATCAATTCAGATTCCGAACCTCATCGTAATCCAGATAGCAAGTGGTATATTAGTCCCGAG GAATGGCCCCATGATAAGTACCCACCATGGGCGCATGGTCCTGGTTATATAGTGTCAAATTACATAGCGAAGGCAATTTCCAAAAAACACGAAAAGGGACTTCTAAAG ATGTTCAAGCTCGAAGACGTAGCAATGGGGATATGGATTGCTGATCTGAAGAAACACAATCAGGAAATTAGATACGTGAATGATGGGAGGATTATAATCGAAGGTTGCACGGATGGTTATGTTGTTGCTCATTACCAAGGCCCAAGAGAGTTGCTCTGTTTGTGGCAGAACATTCAACACAAAAAAATCTCAAGTTGTTGTGGCGATTAA